CGGCGACATCGGCACGGGGGGGCGGATTCGGCCATCGCGGTGCGCAACTCGGACAACCGAGCGAGGGCTCTGGCGCGGGCATCGTGGCCCTTCGCCAGGGGGTCAGCCGAACTGGTGGCGGTATTGCACCGGAGTCAGGCCCAGGCACTTGTCGAACAGCTGCCGCATGTGCCGGGTGCTGCCGAAGCCGCTGCGAAAGGCCACCGTCTTCAATGGCAGGTCGGTGCTTTCCAGCAGCGCGCGCGCATGGTCGACTCGTGCGTTGAGCACGAACTCCATGGGCGTCATCTGCAGCTCGCGGGTAAACACGCGGGCGAAGTTGCGCACGCTCATCGCCGCCAGCTCGGCCAATTGCTCCACCGTGAACGGCTCCTGAATGTTCTCCAGCACGTACTGCTGCACGCGATCCAGTGGCGTGGCGCCTTGGCCGGTCGGCGGCAGCAAGGGGCTGAACTGGGCCTGGCCGCCCTGGCGCTTGATCACCACCAGCAGCACCTTGGCGACATCCAGCGCGAGCTTCTTGCCGTGATCGTCGGCGAGGATCGACAGCGCCAGGTCGATGCCGGCCGTCACACCGCCGGAGCTGAGCAGCTTGCCGTCCTTGGTGAACAGCTGATCGCTCTCCAGCTGCGCCTTGGGATAGCGTTTGCCGAGGCGATCCAGATAGTGCCAGTGGGTCGTCACCCGGTGGCCATCGAGCAGCCCCGCCTCGCCGAGAATGAAGGCCCCGGTGCACACCGCGCCATACCGGCGCGAGGCCTGGGCGGCATCACGCAGCCAGCCGTACAGATGCGGGTGCCTGTCGTTGTAAGCGCCGGGCCCGCCAGGCACCAGCAAGGTGTCGTAGGCGACCGGCGCATCGACGGCCAGTTGATCGGCCTGCATGCCGATGCCGTTGGAGGCACGTACGCCGAGGGAATCCGCCCCCAGGGTAAGGATGCGGTAGTGGTCGCTCTCCGGCAGGTAGCGGTTGGCGATCGAGAACACCTCGATGGGCCCTGCCACGTCGAGCATCAGGACGTCGGCGTAGAGCACAATCGCCACGGTTTTGCTGGTCATGCACAATCTCGAGCGCAAGGTAAACAACAGCTACCGTCACGGGGCAGCTGTCAGGTTTGTAAATCCTGGCGTCGATTATCGAGGCATGGCCGCCGGTTAAACAGCCCCTGCGGGGTTGCAACGAAGCGACACTAAGGTGTTGCTGGCGAATAGCCTGCAGGGCTCAGGCGGCCATGAAGCGCAGGATCTGTTCGCGCAGCCAGCGCTCGGCCGGGTCCTGATCCTGGGCGGCGCGCCAGACCATGGTCAACTGCGCCGGCACGATCTCGAACGGCGGCTCTTCCATTACCAGGCCGCCGCCCTGCACCAGCGCTTCGGCGGCGTAGTCGGGAATGGTGGCGATCATGTCGGAGTTGCGCAGCAACGCGCCCAGGCCGTTGAAGTGCGGTACCGCCAGGGCGATCTTGCGGCTGCGTTCCAGGCGCGCCAGGTCCTGGTCGATGTTGCCGCACAGGTCGCCGGACATCGATACCAGGGCGTGGGGCCGCGTGCAGTAGTCGTCCAGAGTCAGCGGCGGCGTGCCGTCGTCGGCGCGGATCACCATGGCGCGGATATCGCGCAGGCTGCGGCACTTGGCATTGGCCGGAAGCTGGGTGGTGTAGCTGATGCCGATGGACACCTCGCCGGTGGCGAGCAGGCCGGGCAGCAGCAGGAAGTTGGCGTTGCGCACCACCAGCACACAGTCGGGCGCCTGCTGACGCAGGTGGGCGAGCAACTGGGGCAGCAGGCCGCACTCGACATCGTCGGACATGCCGATGCGGAACACCGCGGTGCTGTTGCCCGGCTCGAAATCGCGTACTTCGCTGATCGCCTGGGAAATGCCATCCAGGGCAGCCGGCAGGCGGCGGAAGATCTCCAGCGCGCGGGGCGTGGGCTCCATCTCGCGGCCATTGCGTACCAGCAGCGGGTCGTTGAAATAGTCACGCAGACGGGTCAGCGAGGCGCTGATCGCCGGCTGGCCGAGGTAGAGCTTTTCCGCCGTGCGCGTGAGGTTGCGCTCGTGCATCAGGCTTTCGAACACGACCAGCAGTTGCAGGTCGACTTTGCGCAGGTCGTTGCGGTTCACGATGGGCTCCGGGAAATGGCTGCGCCGAAGAAATGGATGGGCAAGCTGACGCTGCCACCTATCGCACGACAGGTGGACGGAAAGGCGCCGTCCACCCTACTCTTGAAACGTGCTGCTTACTTGCCTGCGGTGAGCGCCGAGTAGCTGGTCATCAGGTTGCGGTAATCCGGGATGTGATCCGAGCAGATCTTCGCCAGGCCTTCCACGTCGTTGCGCCAGTCGCGGTGCAGCTCACAGGCTACGGCGAACCAGTTCATCAGTTGAGCGCCAGCGCTGGTCATGCGCTGCCAGGCCGAGTCGCGACTGATCTGGTTGAAGGTGCCCGAGGCATCGGTGACCACGAACACGTCGAAGCCTTCTTCGATGGCCGCCAGTGCCGGGAACGCCACGCAGACCTCAGTCACCACGCCAGCGATGATCAGTTGCCTCTTGCCGGTGGCCTTGATGGCTTTGACGAAATCTTCGTTGTCCCAGGCGTTGATCTGGCCAGGGCGAGCGATGTACGGCGCTTCCGGGAACATCTCTTTCAGCTCGGGGACCAGCGGGCCGTTGGGGCCGGTTTCGAAGCTGGTGGTGAGAATGGTCGGCAGGTTGAAGAACTTGGCGATGTCGGCCAGGGCCAGCACGTTGTTCTTGAACTTGTCCGGGTCGATGTCGCGCACCAGCGACAGCAGGCCGGCCTGGTGATCGACCAGCAGAACGGCAGTGTTGTTTTTGTCCAGGCGGTTATAGGGCTTGTTCATGATGAAACTCCGGTTGGGTTGGGGGAACGGGATCAGGGTGGCGCGGTTCGGGCACGCCAAGCAGATGGCGGATGCGCACGGCCACGCCTGCGCGCTGGTATTGCCGGGCGTTGGCCTCGATGCGTTGCTCGGCTACGGTGATGCGGCCGTGGTGGCGCAGGTGCTCGAGCCAGGAGGCGTCGAAGAAGAACTCCTGCCAGAGCTGCGGGTTTTCGCTGTCTTGCAGCAGGCCCCAGGACAGCGCGCCGTTACGCCGGCGCATGGCACGCACGGCGAGCATCGCGTGGCTGAACGCCTCGGCATGCTCCTGGGGAATGTCGTACTCCAGGGTGACCATCACCGGGCCGCGCTCGCGGTCCAGGTCAGCGCTGAGTACCGGCGCCGGCCAGTGCACCGAAGGCGCCAGGTCCTCGCTGTCGGTGACCGGCAGGCGGAAGCGCCAGGACAACAGCACGCCGAGTACCAGCAGCGCCCCGCCACCGGCCAGGGCCACGCTCAGCGAGTATTCGCTGGCCAGCGACCCCCAGACGATGCCGCCCAGGGCGCTGCAACCAAAGAACACCAGGATGTACACCGCCAGGGCACGGGCCCGCACCCAGCTCGGCACCGAGGTTTGCGCGGCCACCTGCAGGCTCGACAGCACAGCGATCCAGGCGGCGCCGCTGACCAGCATCACCGGAATCAGCAGGGTGAAGTCGCGGATAAAGGCCAGGCCGAACAGCACTGCAGCGTAGGCGACGCTGGCGCCCGCGACGATCAGGTCGCTGCGCAGGCGCTCACGCAACCTGGGCAGGCACATCGCCCCGGCGATGGCACCGGCGCCCACGCAGCCGAGCAGGATGCCGAAGTCCGCCGCCGTGCCGTGCAGCTCGCGGCGCACCAGCAGCGGCAGCAGCGACATGCCGGCACTGGCGCCAACGAAGAACGCGAAGGTGCGCGCCAGCACTGCCTGCAAGGGTTTGGCGCTGCGCGCATAACGCACGCCAAGACGCACCGCCCCGAACAGCCGTTCGGCCGGCAGGATACTCACCGCGGGGGTGCGCTTCCAGGCATACAGGGCGGCGATCACCGCGAAGAACGACACGGCGTTGAGGGCGAAGGTCAGCCAGGGGCCGCTGAGGCTGACCAGCACACCGGCAATGGCCGGGCCGATGGCCCGCGCCACGTTCATGCCCAGGCTGGATAGCGCCACCGCGGCAGGCAGCTCGCCCTTGCCGACCAGCTCGGGCGTCAGTGCCGACCAGGCCGGCATCATCAGCGCGGTGCCGATCCCCATGGCCAGGGTCAGCAGCAGGAGCAGCGGCACGTTCATCAAACCGAGCAGGGTCAGGCCGGCGAGCAGCACCGCCACGGTGGCCATCCACAGTTGCACGGTCAGCAGGTAGCGGCGCTTGTCGACGATATCGGCCAGGGCGCCAGCCGGCAGTGCCAGAAAGAACATCGGCAACGCCGCGGCCACCTGCACCAGTGCCACGGCCAGCGGGCTGGCCGACAGCGAGGTCATCAGCCAGCCGGCACCGACTTCGTGCATCCAGGTGCCGATGTTCGAGGCGATGCTGGCCAGCCATAGCCAGCGGAACACCTGAGTGCGCAGCGGGCTCCAGGGCCCGGCGGTGGTTGCTTGGGTGACGCGGGTCATGGGCTATCCCGTTAAAGAAGTCGGTATCGGTAAAAAACGGGCACAACCGTGCCCGAGACGGCGGAGAGACGCCGAGTTAAAAAATGTGTGTGCTATCTGTGGGAGCTAAGCAGCGCTAGAACGCAAAGCACGAACACCCAAAGGCACCCCAGAAGCCGGCGTAATCGCTCACCGGCACCTTGCTCTGCCGCGCCCGCTCATGGCTGTGGGCGTGCACCGAGCAGGCGCCGATGCACTGGTGCACGGCGGCCTGTAGCGGTGCCGCGGGCTTCCAGTGCCCGGGCACCTTGGCCACCGGCGACCAGTCCGGCAGCACCGGCAGCGGTGGGTTGCCATGCTTGTCGAATTCCTCGGCGCCGTAGACCACCTTGCCGCCCACCACGGTGAGCACCGACTCCAGGTACTTGATGGCTTCCTCGGAGACGCTGAAATAGTCCTGGGAAAGCACCGCCACGTCGGCCAGCTGGCCGACCCTGATCTGGCCCTTCTTGCCTTGCTCGTTGGAGAACCAGGCGCTGCCCTGGGTGAACAGTTGCAGCGCCACGGCGCGGGACAGGCCTTCGGGGTACAGCGCGGTACCGCCCACGGTCTTGCCGCTGACCAGCCAGTACAGCGAGGTCCAGGGGTTGTAGCTGGCCACGCGGGTGGCGTCGGTACCGGCGCCGACCGGCACGCCTTCGGCGAGCATGCGCTTGATCGGCGGCGTGCTTTCGGCAGCCTGCTTGCCGTAGCGGTCGACGAAGTATTCACCCTGGAAGGCCATGCGGTGCTGGATGGCGATACCACCGCCCAGCGCCCTGACCCGCTCGATGTTCTTAGGGGTGATGGTTTCGGCGTGGTCGAAGAACCACGGCAGGCCGTTGAACGGCATGTCGCGGTTGACCTTCTCGAACACGTCGAGCATCCGCGAGATGGATTCGTCGTAGGTGGCATGCAGACGGAACGGCCAGCGATGCTCGACCAGGTGGCGCACCACCGGTTCGAGGTCGGCCTCCATGTTCGGCGGCAGATCCGGACGCGGCTCGAGGAAGTCCTCGAAGTCGGCGGCCGAGAACGCCAGCATCTCGCCGGCGCCATTGTGGCGCAGGTAATCGGTGCCCTGGCCGTAGGTGACGGTCTTGGTCCACTGCTGGAAGTCGGCCAGCTCTTCCTTGGGCTTCTGGGTGAACAGGTTGTAGGCGATGCGCACGGTGAGCTGGTCGTTGTCGGCCAGCTGCTGGATCACCCGGTAGTCGTCCGGGTAATTCTGGTAACCGCCACCGGCGTCGATGGCGCTGGTCAGCCCCAGGCGATTGAGCTCGCGCATGAACTGGCGGGTGGAGTTGACCTGGTACTCGAGGGGCAGCGTCGGCCCTTTCGACAGGGTCGAGTAAAGGATCATCGCGTTGGGGCGGGCGATCAGCATGCCGGTCGGCTCGCCGTTGCTGTCGCGCTGGATCTCGCCACCGGGCGGGTTGGGCGTGTCCTTGGTGTAGCCGACCACGCGCAGGGCGGCGCGGTTGAGCAAGGCGCGGTCATAGAGGTGCAGCAGGAACACCGGGGTATCGGGCGCCGCCTGGTTGATCTCGGCCAGGGTCGGCATGCGTTTTTCGGCGAACTGGAATTCGTTCCAGCCACCGACCACCCGCACCCACTGCGGGGTGGGCGTGCGGTCGGCTTGGTCCTTGAGCATGCGCAGGGCATCGGCCAGGGACGGCACGCCTTCCCAGCGCAGCTCGAGGTTGTAGTTCAGGCCGCCACGGATCAGGTGCAGGTGCGAGTCGTTGAGGCCCGGAATGGCGGTGCGCTTGTTGAGGTCGATGACCTGGGTGGCGGCGCCCTTGGTGGCCATGGCTTCGGCGTCGCTGCCTACTGCAATGAAGCGGCCATCCTTGATCGCCACGGCAGTGGCCTGCGGCCGCTCAGGGTCGACGGTGTGGAATTTGCCGTTGAGCAGGATCAGGTCGGCGTCGTTCATGTTGGCTCCGAATGCATAACCGGCACCGCCGGCGAAAGGTAAGGCAGACCACAGCGCGCCAGCCGCGCCAAGCAGGCCACCGGCGGCAACGACCTGGCGGCGTTTAGGGTCTTGGGGATCATTGCTCATGGCTGGGCGCTCCGGTAATCAGCGGGACACGAAGGCCAGCAGGTCTTCATTGAGACGCTGCTGATGGGTCACGGCGAAGCCATGGGGGGCGCCTTCGTACACCTTCAGCTCGGCACCGGCGATCATTTGCGCAGCAAGCTTGCCGGTGGTTTCGAACGGCACGATGGCGTCGGCATCGCCGTGGATCACCAGGGTCGGCACGTCGACCTTGGCCATGTCGGCGCGGAAATCGGTTTCCGAGAACGCGGTCACGCAATCGACCGTGCCCTTGAGCGAAGCCAGCAGGGCGATGTTGAGGGTCTGGGTGAGCACGCCGTCGGTGATCTTGTGGCCCTTGTCGATGCCATAGAACGGTGCGGCGAAATCACTGATGAACTGCGCGCGATCCTTGAGCAGGCCGTCCTTGATGCCGGCGAATACCGAGGCGTCGACGCCTTCGGGAAAATCCGCGGCCTTGCCGAAGATCGGCGTGACCGCGCCGAGCAATGCCAGCTTGCTGACCCGCGAGGTGCCGTGGCGCCCGATATAGCGGCTGACATCGCCGCCGCCCATGGAAAAACCCACCAGGGTGACGTCATGCAGGTCGAGGTGCTCGATCAGCTGGGCGATGTCATCGGCGAAGGTGTCGTAGTCATAGCCCGTCCACGGCTGGCTGGAGCGGCCGAAACCGCGGCGGTCGAAGGCGATGGTGCGATAGCCGCGGCTGCTCAGGTACTGCATCTGGTATTCCCACATGTCGGCGTCCAGCGGCCAGCCATGGCTGAACAGCACGGGCTTGCCGCTGCCCCAGTCCTTGAAATAGATCTCGGTGCCGTCGCGGGTGGTGAATGTGCTCATGGCGATAACCTCTCGGGTAGGAATGTCAGGGAAATCAGCGGGCGCTCAGCCAGCCGGCACAGCAACGGGTGACCACCGGCATGATCCAGAACACCACCGGCACGACGATGCACAGGGTGATCAGCAGGTTGCTCGGTACCACGCCGCCGAGCGCCGGGTACTGCTGGAACAGCGGCTGCCACAGCAGCGGGATGAGCATGGTCAGCGGGCAGATGACCAGGTAGGTCAGCACCGCCTGCTTCCACTTCGGCGGCTGCGGCGCCTGGGCCTGGGCCTGCTCGGGGGTGAACCAGAATTCGTGGTCGCGGCTGACCTGGATCTGGTCGCCGCCTTCGAGCAACGGCAGCACCTCGTCGATCAGCAGGCGTCGGCGATCGGAAGCGATCCACTCGTCCAGCTGCCAGCCTTCGGCAAAACGCAGCACGGTGGTGAAGGCATCGCCCTGCCCGTCGGCGCGAATCACGTTGACGCCCAGGTGGCCAGGCTGCTGCTCGGCGGCGGCCAGGGCGCGCTTGAGCCAGGCCTCGTAGGCGGGCAGGCAGCCGGGACGCACCTGGTGCTGGATGACCAGGGTCACCACATTGCTCGGCTCGATGGTTGGCATAGCGAAAGGACGTCCCTGGCAGCGAAATCGACCCGCAAGGCCATGGCCTGCGGCGTGACGATCGGCATGCTCGTGGCGGTACCCGACCGTGCCGCTACTATGCCGCTGCGTCGAGCGGCTTTATTGGACGTATGTGCTCAATGGTCGCAGCCGCCTGCAGGGCGACTGGAAGGTGATCGGCTCAGTTGAGCAGCAGCTCGACCAGCAGGAACAGCCCGGCGATGCCGCACAGCAGCACGCCCAGCCAGAAGAACGAGGCACCCCGCTGCACCGGGGTGTCGATCACCGCCCGCTTGGGGAACGCGGGGTCGTAGCGCACCGGCACCGGGTCGCCTTTGCGGTAATGGCGCCAGCTGCTCATGCTGCTCTCGTGCATGTGCAGGTTGCCCTCTGCGTCGCGCCATTCGAAACGCGGGTAACGGCTCGGCGTGCTGAGCCCCCAGTCGCTGGCGATGATCCGCCCTTGCGCGCACAGCCAGTTGCGGCTGACACGACGCCGGGAGAGGCCGATGCCCATGAGCACGGCGCCGACGCAGCCGAACACCAGGGCCAGAAAAAGGGGAACAGGCATGACTCACTCGAATCGGGTACTTGAATAGATAGTGGCGCCTCTCAGCCTGAAGGTTCATGGAAAAAACCTGCCGTTCGGCGGCGTGCGCAGCGGCGTGCGCAGCGGCGCGTGCGGAAGTGTCGCCGGCAACGCGGTACAAAACGCGGTACAAGAAGACCACAGGCCACTTGAGGGGCGAAAATTTAGGTTGAGTTTTTCGCGGCCTGTCCCTGTCCACTCTATGGACACGGATAAAGGAGAGTCACATGAAAACCACGCCTACCCTCAGCATCTTGTTCGGCGCCCTGCTGGTCAGCGGCATGGCCCATGCGGCCGATCCGAAAGAGCAGGAACCCGCCCGTGAGGTCTATCAGGATCAGGTGCTCAAGCAGCAGCCCGATCAGGAAGATCCGGAAGCCAAGGATCCGATGCATATCGGTCACCTCAAGGAAGGTACCCCTGCGCCGCACAAGTACTGGCGCGACGATTATGCGATCAAGGACCTGAAAAAGCACAATCTGCCGGAGCCCGAGGACAAGGAACACGAGCACTGGGTGAAGATCGGTACCGACTACGTGTTGCTGAACAACAACACCGGCACCATCCAGCGCATCATCAAGGGCAAGTAAGCGCTCCGCCACCCTGTACCGACACGTAAATAAAGCTCAACGGCGCCGCGTAAGTGGCTATCATTCACGCAGGTTCCGCCATGCCTCGTGTCGGTTCTTTCCCCCTAGGGATGGATGATGAAAGCTTCAGCAAGCAAACCCAAAAGCCCGCGCAGCGAGTTCGCGCGCAGCGCCCTCGCTGTGGCCGTTGGCGCTGCGCTGGCGTATGGGGCTGCTCAGCTGTTCGCCCGCCTGTACCCGGCGCAGCCACAGGCCGCACCGACCACCCTCAAGGTCGCCCCGGCACCCGCTCTCAAGGTCGCTCCCGTCGAGCCCGTAGCACCCGGCGAAGATCCCTGGTGGCGCGGCGATGCCGAGTTCTGGCAGGAGCAGGCACGCCTGAACAGTGCGGCCGTGGCGCCACAATATCGCGAGTTGCAATTCGCCTGGTCCGAGCGCATGGCCGCACTCGCCAGACAGCGCGCCCAGCAGGATGGCAGCAAGCGCGACCCGGCGACCTTGCAGGCCAAGGACGCGCAAACCACCGAGCTGCATATCCAGCCACGCGTCAAACCATAGTCGCAACCCGGCTCACGCCCTCGTACGTTCATCGCCACCTTCCTCGCGGCAGGGAACGCTTGCCATGGCGCAGGCTCAAAACCCTGCCTCAGCTTCGCGCCTTCATGCCGATGCGAGCATAATGCCGCCCCCAAGCAGCCCGCCCCGATGGACACCGGGCCGCCCTATCGTTGGAGCCTTTGATGGAATTCATTCACCTGGTTATCGATTTCATTCTGCATATCGACCAGCACCTGGCGGCCCTGACCGCCCAATACGGCACCTGGATCTACGCGATCCTGTTCCTGATCGTGTTCTGCGAAACCGGCCTGGTGGTCACCCCGTTCCTGCCGGGCGACTCCTTGCTGTTCGTGGCCGGCGCCATCGCCGTGCACGGCACCATGAACGTGCACCTGCTGGTGCTGCTGCTGATCGCCGCGGCGATCCTCGGCGACGCGCTGAACTACACCATCGGCCGCTTCATGGGCCAGCGGCTGTTCCGCAACCCGGACTCGAAGATCTTTCGCCGTCGGCACCTGGAAATCACCCAGCAGTTCTATGCCCGCCATGGCGGCAAGACCATCATCCTGGCGCGCTTCGTGCCGATCGTGCGCACCTTCGCGCCCTTCGTGGCCGGCATGGGCCACATGAACTACGCCCATTTCGCCGCCTACAACGTGGTCGGCGCGATTCTCTGGGTCACCCTGTTCACCTACGGCGGTTACTTCTTTGGCAACCTGCCGGCGGTGCAGAGCAACCTGCACTACCTGATCGTCGGCATCATCGTGGTGTCGATCCTGCCGGGCGTGATCCAGCTGATCCGCCACAAGATGAACCGCTCGGTACGCGTGCAGACGCCGCTATAACAGGCTGGCAGGCATGAAAAAGCCCCGCGATTGCGGGGCTTTTTCATGGGGTTTGCCGCCGCTCAGGACGGCGGTGCGGCCGCGCTGGCCGGCGCGGTCTGGGTACGTTCGTTCCAGCCACCACCGAGGGCCTTGTACAGGTTGATCTCGCTGGTGAGTTGCGACAGGCGTACGCCGATCAGCTGCTGCTCGGCACTGAACAGCTGGCGCTGAGCATCGAGCAGGGTCAGGTAGCTGTCCACGCCGGTACGGAAACGGCGGTCGGCCAGGTTGTAGTAGTCCTCGGAAGTTTCCACCAGGCTGCGCTGGGCCTGCAGTTGCTCTTCGAACGTACCACGGGCGGCGAGGCCATCGGCGACTTCCTGGAAGGCGGTCTGCACCGCTTTTTCGTAATTCGCCACCTGGATGTTCTTCTGGATCTCGGCGTAGTCGAGGTTGGCGCGCAGGCGACCGGCCGTGAAGATCGGCAGGTTGATCTGCGGCTGGAACAGCCAGGTACCCGAGCCACCGTCGAACAGACCCGATAGCTGGCTGCTGGCGGTGCCGGCGTTGGCGGTCAGGCTGATGCTCGGGAAGAACGCCGCGCGGGCTGCACCGATGCTGGCATTGGCAGCGAGCAGTTCACGCTCGGCCTGCAGCACGTCGGGGCGGCGTTGCAGCAGGTCGGACGGCAGGCCCGCCGGCACCTCGGCCAGCAGTTGCTTGTCCAGCCCTTCGCCCTGGGGCAGGTCAGCTGGCACCGCCCCCCCGAGCAGCACGCCCAGGGCGTTGCGATCCTGGGCGACCTGACGGGTGTACTGCGCCAGGTTGGCCTGGGCGGTCTGCACCGACGTACGCGCCTGGCTCAGGGACAGGGCATCGGTCACCCCGACGTCGAAGCTGCGCTGGGTCAGTTCCAGGCTGCGCTGGAAGGTGCCCAGGGTTTCGCGGGTCAACTTGAGCAGCGCCTCGTCGGCCTGCAGCGTCAGGTAGGCGTTGGCGACGCTGGCGATCAGGCTGATCTGCGTGCTGCGCTGCGCCTCTTCGGTGGCGAAGTACTGCTGCAGGGTCTGCTCGTTGAGGCTGCGCAGGCGCCCGAAGAAGTCCACTTCCCAGGCATTCACACCGACCGTGGCGCTGTACTGGCCACCGACGGTGGAACGGCCGGTCTGCGACAGGTCGGCGGGCGTCCGCTGACGGGTGCCGCTGCCGTCGGCCGAGACGTTGGGGAACAGCTCGGAACGCTGGATGCGGTACTGGGCCTGGTAGGCCTCGACATTCAACGCCGCCACACGCAGGTCGCGGTTGTTGTTCAGCGCGGTTTCCACCAGGCGCTGCAGCGCCGGGTCACGCAGGAACTCGCGCCAGCCGAGATCGGCCGCGGCGATCGAGCCCTGCACGGCGCTGCCCTGGTACGCCTGGCCCTGGGGCCAGGCAGTGTCGACGGGGGCGTTGGGGCGCTGGTAGTCGGGGATCATGGTGCAGCCGCTGAGCACGATGCTCGCCACGGCTAGAGACAACAGGGACTGCCTCACTGGACG
Above is a genomic segment from Pseudomonas argentinensis containing:
- a CDS encoding AdeC/AdeK/OprM family multidrug efflux complex outer membrane factor, producing the protein MRQSLLSLAVASIVLSGCTMIPDYQRPNAPVDTAWPQGQAYQGSAVQGSIAAADLGWREFLRDPALQRLVETALNNNRDLRVAALNVEAYQAQYRIQRSELFPNVSADGSGTRQRTPADLSQTGRSTVGGQYSATVGVNAWEVDFFGRLRSLNEQTLQQYFATEEAQRSTQISLIASVANAYLTLQADEALLKLTRETLGTFQRSLELTQRSFDVGVTDALSLSQARTSVQTAQANLAQYTRQVAQDRNALGVLLGGAVPADLPQGEGLDKQLLAEVPAGLPSDLLQRRPDVLQAERELLAANASIGAARAAFFPSISLTANAGTASSQLSGLFDGGSGTWLFQPQINLPIFTAGRLRANLDYAEIQKNIQVANYEKAVQTAFQEVADGLAARGTFEEQLQAQRSLVETSEDYYNLADRRFRTGVDSYLTLLDAQRQLFSAEQQLIGVRLSQLTSEINLYKALGGGWNERTQTAPASAAAPPS